The following coding sequences lie in one Fusarium poae strain DAOMC 252244 chromosome 1, whole genome shotgun sequence genomic window:
- a CDS encoding hypothetical protein (SECRETED:SignalP(1-21)~CAZy:AA2): MKFTVLIAAALAAAPIPEAAAHPGMGETIKEIERIAARSWGSGWNSNKWPSKSSGGNTWGSGGSQSSGGNTWGSGGSQSSGGDSWSNSGSQTGGNSWSNGQSQSNGGGSTSWPGQSSGSDSWSNGGSQSGGQSGWTGDSFDAHSLIGDLTTVSDKSLTSVGRDIKKILQGNGNPTSRERYLGCPSMNTNQCRRDTCCVWQYISNELQDRFRGEAGRCTRWARYAVRIGFHDAGTWSLKTASQGGGADGSIILANELTRGENKGLEQIGEYYQTIYDKYHNTYGFTQVTMADLIQMGANIAAVTCPLGPRVRSFVGRKDSTKANLGGLLPRVDSDALTLINLFKDKTIGPDDLVALIGAHTTSQQHHTNIDRDGDPQDSTPGVWDILFYQQTLDQNAPKRVYKFASDEVLAQHPLTKPAFEAFASGSTGQAAWNEDYARAYVRLSLLGVNNINSLTECTKVLPQPVDSYRHKDKGRFNKWLQSDDNSYTSKTVSKDIDDGYEISIPEDKIPSRRGPWKKWSTLFKWW; this comes from the exons ATGAAGTTCACCGTCCTCATCGCGGCCGCTTTGGCTGCTGCTCCTATCCCAGAGGCTGCCGCCCACCCCGGTATGGGAGAAACTATCAAAGAAATCGAACGAATTGCTGCCCGCAGCTGGGGAAGTGGCTGGAACAGTAACAAGTGGCCTTCCAAGAGCAGTGGAGGAAACACCTGGGGTAGTGGTGGAAGCCAGAGCAGTGGAGGAAACACCTGGGGCAGTGGTGGAAGCCAGAGCAGTGGAGGCGACAGCTGGAGCAACAGTGGAAGCCAGACTGGAGGTAACAGTTGGAGTAACGGTCAAAGTCAAAGCAATGGAGGAGGCTCTACCTCATGGCCAGGCCAGAGCAGTGGAAGTGACAGCTGGAGCAACGGCGGAAGCCAAAGCGGAGGCCAGAGTGGTTGGACTGGAGACAGCTTCGACGCTCACTCCCTCATCGGGGATCTTACCACTGTCAGTGACAAGTCTCTCACTTCAGTCGGTCGTGATATCAAGAAAATCCTCCAAGGCAATGGCAACCCTACCAGCCGCGAGCGCTACTTGGGCTGCCCATCTATGAACACCAACCAGTGCAGGCGCGACACCTGCTGCGTGTGGCAATACATCTCTAACGAACTTCAAGACCGCTTCAGGGGTGAGGCTGGTCGCTGCACCCGATGGGCTCGTTATGCTGTTCGAATTGGTTTTCACGATGCTGGTACCTGGTCTCTGAAGACTGCTTCTCAAGGAGGTGGTGCTGATGGTTCCATCATCCTTGCGAATGAGCTGACCCGCGGCGAGAACAAGGGTCTTGAGCAGATTGGAGAGTACTACCAAACCATCTACGACAAGTACCACAACACGTACGGTTTCACTCAGGTCACCATGGCCGATCTCATCCAGATGGGTGCCAACATTGCTGCTGTCACTTGCCCTCTTGGACCCCGAGTGCGCTCTTTCGTCGGCCGCAAGGATAGCACCAAGGCCAACTTGGGAGGACTCTTGCCTCGAGTTGACTCCGATGCTCTCACTCTTATCAACCTGTTCAAGGACAAGACCATCGGCCCTGATGATCTCGTAGCTCTCATCGGCGCGCACACAACTTCCCAACAGCACCACACCAACATCGACCGTGACGGTGATCCCCAGGATAGCACCCCTGGTGTCTGGGATATTCTGTTCTACCAGCAGACTCTCGACCAGAACGCCCCCAAGCGTGTCTACAAGTTTGCAAGCGACGAGGTTCTCGCCCAACACCCTCTCACCAAGCCTGCCTTTGAGGCCTTTGCCAGTGGTAGCACCGGCCAAGCTGCCTGGAACGAG GATTACGCCCGTGCCTACGTCCGTCTCAGTCTTTTGGgtgtcaacaacatcaacagtcTTACCGAATGCACAAAGGTTCTTCCTCAGCCTGTTGACTCTTACCGCCACAAGGACAAGGGTAGATTCAACAAGTGGCTTCAGAGCGACGACAACTCATACACATCCAAGACTGTCTCTAAGGATATCGATGATGGTTACGAGATCTCTATTCCTGAGGACAAGATCCCTTCCAGGCGCGGcccttggaagaagtggTCCACCCTGTTCAAGTGGTGGTAA
- a CDS encoding hypothetical protein (TransMembrane:1 (o206-231i)), protein MNFANDMAPEPTTFSLHRRARSKDELVISIAPDAVCGYISERPGAQRACPADDHCYFMKLPLTGQIACCDNLTCHYNANCINSKEYFQSSKCSDGCEVDTFTLKCTNSSAPYCNTVAWEGNITDYWCNDIDITTVQSAALTYKGQVDLPEFSTLNQEDLSSLESQMSKAKTAGTAYGVPEQTSEQTSGSTAIETSADDGGSSETPVAAIVGGTVSGVAVLAATGLGLFFFLRRSKKKKQSKAASAPGYQQSPENKSPWSPGQQSGAPYYYDPTNPQSNISPDSQYVYPQAAGFSPQQNVVHEAGGEAVDPSSQPQELPAKKEPAELA, encoded by the exons ATGAACTTCGCCAACGACATGGCTCCTGAGCCAACAACATTCAGCCTCCACCGACGAGCAAGATCAAAAGATGAGTTGGTCATATCGATCGCACCTGACGCCGTTTGCGGATACATCTCGGAGCGACCTGGTGCTCAAAGAGCTTGCCCGGCAGATGACCACTGCTACTTTATGAAGTTGCCGTTGACTGGACAGATTGCATGTTGCGACAACTTGACTTGTCATTACAATGCTAATTGCATAAACTCGAAAGAGTACTTTCAGTCGAGTAAATGTAGCGACGGCTGTGAAGTAGATACCTTCACTCTGAAATG CACCAATTCTAGCGCTCCCTACTGCAATACAGTGGCATGGGAAGGAAATATCACCGACTATTGGTGCAACGACATTGACATCACGACCGTACAAAGCGCTGCTCTTACCTACAAAGGCCAAGTAGATCTTCCGGAGTTTTCTACACTAAATCAGGAAGATTTGAGTTCTCTGGAATCACAAATGAGCAAAGCAAAGACAGCAGGCACCGCTTATGGAGTCCCAGAGCAAACATCAGAGCAAACATCGGGGTCGACTGCCATTGAGACCAGCgctgatgatggtggtaGTTCAGAGACACCAGTGGCCGCAATAGTAGGGGGCACAGTCAGTGGTGTCGCTGTGCTTGCTGCAACAGGGTTGGGActattcttcttcctccgtcgcagcaagaagaagaagcagagcAAAGCTGCAAGTGCGCCGGGGTACCAGCAATCACCTGAGAACAAGTCTCCTTGGTCTCCTGGACAGCAATCAGGTGCGCCTTATTATTATGACCCAACCAACCCCCAGAGCAATATCAGCCCCGACTCGCAGTACGTGTATCCTCAAGCTGCTGGGTTTTCGCCTCAGCAGAATGTTGTTCATGAAGCTGGTGGTGAGGCTGTGGATCCGAGCAGCCAACCCCAGGAGCTTCCGGCAAAGAAAGAGCCTGCGGAACTTGCATAA